AGAATAATAAAGACAGGGTAACTAAACCACCTCACATTATTAATGCatccaaaaggaaaaaaatgaatctctCCTTCATTCACCAGGGTTCTGCTTATCCTGTtaacaaaacataattaaatacaGGATACAACTTAGCTACTTCTGCCTCTAGATTAAAACAATTTGACTCACTAACAACCAATTTTCAGGTGACATGAACTCAAAAATGAAGATTCATTGAAGGAAcataatttgaaagaaaataaacaataaataatatcaaacaaaGGACATTGGTCTCCAACAACTTACTGGTGTGGCAGCACGGTCTGAAAGGGATCTTGGTTGTACACACCCAGTGCTTTTGGGAACTCCCCATCTTCTCCCCTGTCCTCTGACAGGTGAATCTCCACCCACCCAGTCTGACATGTTAGCTTGAGATTTTGAACAATCAACATTGCATGTACAGCATTGTGCCTTGAATTACAAGGTAATAATGTTTTACAGAGCAGACAATAGGTGTAGTAACCGCTAAATCAGGCAAACTATAAGTGAGGGCATCCTTTATCAGCCAGTTCCCACTCTAAGAATTATAACCATTAGCTTGAATTTAACCATATGAGGTAAAGACAATCAACAagcagggaaacaggacaaagacaggaagtacaaacatcGAGACGCAAGGAAaccactacaaaataaaacaggaagtggcaaaatccaaacataaacTCAAAAggtctgccatggcaaaccatgacacccACACTCACTTCACTTGCCACAGTGTGCCACTATGGGGTACTAATATACTGATAACTAATAACTAATTACTAATAACTCAGGGAGTAACTAATCAAATATTGTCAGAACTGTTTGATGAGACATTATAATGATTACTATATTTCTATGTTCTTTCAAATCTAGATATGATAATAACTATGACCAGACATCTGCTGACACTGACATGTAAATGCAATGTGAGGATATGACTGCCTCGGACTACTGgtctacacaaacacatcatgttGTCATAGTCTGGATGGTGAAAACAAAGCATGTTGTAGATCAGTGTGTGTCGTTATGTTATTGGTTCAGACCTGCTGTACCTTCAGTGATACACACACCAGAGGgtttctttcactgttttattggAGATTTATTCTTAGAGAGAACAAGTAATCATGAGTtagctgttttatatttttaattagaagaaaaccaccacaaacaaaaacaaaaactttctgCTGACTAAAGTTTCTGAATTAAAAGGCATCTTAGTTGTATTGTTGGAGGTGTTACAGTGCCAGATCTGTCTCCAGTCAATCAGAGGTTCCACTGTtcagagcaggagctgctgttcATAAAGTCACTGCTCCTGTGCAAACGAACAAGCTCTTCACCATGAGAGGACAAACCTACGGAGTCTCCAAAGGTCAAAAAGATGAGGTTCTGATCAACTTTCTGGGAAGCTCCATCAAAATCTTTGGACGCCCTGAATTGAGTTTTGTCCTCGGAAGCCAGGTGAGGAGACGGACACCAAGACATCAGATGTGCAGTAGGTGTTTAAGGCTGGATCCTCTCTATGAAACATCTGTGACTGACTCATTAGGGCGTGATGGACTCTACagtctctttgtttcattgtttgagAACAGAGATACCTCAGGGAAACCCCGCCCAGCAGAGGCCAGGTGGATCTAAAGCGAGGTGGTATATCACTTTACACTGGCGCTGTAGGATCACTGTCAGGGGATCCCCAGAAGACTTGCTGCCTGTAAAGCTCCAACACAGGCTGGAAATCTCAGCAGTTTACacataaagacagagacaagatgGGAGATAAAGGAttcacacaaaacatcacaggGTGTTATAACCGCAGAGGTATGGAGGTTCTCCTGATCAACAACCCAGTCTCTGTTAGACTTAAAATGAACCAGGCTCTGTAATGACTCCAATGTAACACAAAGACAATACAAAGGAACAGAGTCGTAAAGGACcaaataaaaaaccaaaaagccacaatgaaacaaacagcGAGAAGTTTAAACATGAACCTACTGTCAAAAATAAGATAAGATACAGATtcaaaaatcacaacacaaatgATTCAGCTGAAGCTAATTTAATTGGCcatatttttcatctctcttgAACAGGACGTTGACACTTGAATTTTGACTGAGGAGTTTAATCTTCGTCTGACTGAACCAGAGACCACGACTGATGATTCCAGTGCAGTGACTGGGTTATCAGAGTGGCTCAAATAAAATCATCAGTGAAGGGGTCCAGAGTTTAAAGATGGGTTCATGTGACTGGAGGCGCtttaacatcaacatcaacacaccTGCAAATCTGAACCGAGCAGAAACCACCATGTCTGAATGAGACCTGGTCCTTGTGTCAGAATCAGAATCTCATGCCCACATCTGGAAACCTTTGCAATTCAGTAACTGCAGCaaaaaagctgctgtgtgtctcctgGAATCTGAGGCATCCCCGTCTGCAGCATCACTTCTTCTTACACCTCTCACAGAAACATAACAGTATCCATCAATGCAAGAGTACAACGCTAACTGCTGTGAGCACTGAGCACTGAGATGGTCTCTGCAGAAATAcagtggtttttattttttatttgacaggtGTCTCATGTGATCATGCTCAGACATGATGGTTTCTGTTTTAGATGGTCTATCACAAAGATGGTCAAGGTTTGTCAAATGATCTAAtagtgtctttgtctctgttgtggACATTCAGGAAAGGTACTAACTGACTGTAGATGTAGTTTAATAGCATGTTGTACAAACTAGTCTATTTGAAGCAGACTGagtcacctgtgttcaatcgTACCCTCATCATCACAACTTAAACCAACATAAGCATGGGTTCTCTGCCTCCGTGTAATGGGGTCTAAGTTCTGATGTCTGGGACATTGGCCCTGCTTTTTCTTGGTTGGTGGTTCATCTCAGTTTGGGTCTGTTCCATATTCGGGGATAAAGTCTGTTGGTtggttttcatattttcatagtTCACTCATCTGATGGTGGCCTGTGATGATTTACTTCTCAGTCTGTTGTGTGATTGTTGTGATGTGTGAAGAGCAAATAATGGTGTTTGAAGATCTTTTTTGCAGCTTCTAGGTGACCATGGGTCATTTATTGATCATTAGTTGGATCCTCCACCAGCAGGTGAGGTGGACTCAGGTGTGTCTCCCCAACTGTATCCGCCCTCAGGTAGCGTCATTTGGGGCATGTAGGCTCTAACTAAGGCCATATCACATGTATCTGGGTGGAGCAAGAAGCCAGAGAAGGTGCTGCTGGCCTCAGTACCGGCGTACATGCCGTTAGTGACTGAATCCTTCACCTGAATCCACACCCTGTCCCCTCGGGCGAGGTAAAGGACGACTGAATGCGAGGTGGTCCCTAACACTTTGGGGTCTGTGGTTTTAACGACTGGCACGAAATTATGAAAGAGGCCAACTTTGAGGACCCTTTCATGGACGGTGAGGTGGTAGCTGAAGACGTAGGTGCCGTTGATCGGGGCAGTGTAGAGACCAGTGGTGGGGTCGTAACTCCCCTGGACATTGTagagaacagaggaaaagacCACGGGGGTGTTGGGCGGGGGGTAACTGGCTGCCAGCCCTGCAGAAAATGCTGACTGGATACTGGGCATGCAGGGACCAGGAGGACCCATTATCCCAATTGGCCCGGGGTCTCCCATACCCCCCTGTAGGCCCCTTTGCCCTGCAGGCCCTGTCTGTCCCTGGTCCCCCTTGTCCCCCTTGTCTCCTTTCTGCCCTGAACTCCCATCTACTCCATCTGTACAGTTACACTCCCCCTGGGGCCCTGGTTCCCCCTTCTCACCTACAGATCCAGGGGCACCAGGGTGACCCAGATCACCCATATCACCCTTAGTGCCTTTCGGCCCTGACAGCCCTGAAGTACCAGGCAGACCTCTGAGTCCTGCAGGGCCAGGTAGACCTGGGATTCCTGGTGGGCCCTGGCTGGACTCACAGGCTTGTGGACAGACTCCGTCATCTCCTTTAGGACCCTGAAACCCTGGGCGACCCTCCATACCTTGATCACCTTTGTCACCTGCAGGTCAAGAAAAACCAGGTCAGGAACTGGACCTGAAAATGAGAAACCAGTAACATGAAGGTACTCGCTTCACCTTTGAACCCTTGGCCTCCTTTGGGTCCCAACAGTCCCGGGGGTCCACGCTGTCCCTTCTCACCCTCATCTCCTTTCTGTCCTGAgggtcaaacacacagaaaaagtcaaagtgaTATTTGCAGTAGAAACAGAATATGTAGAATGAGGAACCAGGAAGCCATTTACCTTTGATCCCTGGTCTGCCCACAGAACCTGGAGGGCCTCTGAACCCTGTCAACCCCCTTCTTCCAGGACTACCAGGACTACCTGatgggaaagagagacagagattaaCTCTGAAATTTTTGTAAGCACAGAGGGTTCATCTCATGTTCCTGTAAATGATTATTCATTTATCAAGATCCTGATCCAGAACCATCACACCAGATAGCAGTCCTGGATCAGGATCAAGTGTAAAGtaataaacaacacaaatcaCTCTGACTGCCAGAGTGTTAGGCACCAAAAAGCTCAGGGCTGCCACCAATGGACTTAAGGTATATTACACTTATTTTATACTTCATATCCTGGTCCGGGATCAGAACCACCTCCTGGGACCTGAATCACTGATGGTCAGAATCTGCATCAAAGAATCAGAGACCTCCAGCGATTCAGTGTGTTGCTTAAGGACCGCCCTCATCATGAGGTCATGAGGAGCTGGGGAAGGACCCACCCCCTGCTGAGCCCCTGGATTAATATGAATTAAATCTCTAACACAGCAGAGAACTCAAAATGTATCGGCAGAGTTgtgtattattttgtctttaccTGGCAGTCCCCGGTCTCCGCGGTCTCCTTTGGGCCCCTGGGTGCTCTGGCAGCGTGTGCAGAGGCAGAACCAGGGGATCTGGTCTGAGGGGACGGGCACCGGGCCCTGCAGCAGCATCTGACAGTAGGCTTCCATGGCCCCGGCTGGCGGCTCCGTTATATTGTCTCCCTGACTGTGAAAACTGCCTCCGGGGCCATCCATGGGTGGGTAGGAGACCgtaggaggaggatggagggggggCTCCCAGCTGTCCACGGAGATGGGCTCAGGCATCGCCACGACAATGGGGAGGGACACCACcatcaacaggaagtgaagaggaaAGGTCGGCATGGTCAGTCTGCAGAGATGTTAAAGGACCATTAACTCACCCCACTTTCCTCCCATAACCTCAGTTCAGTGAACGTCAGCTGATTTAGAAaaattttcatcatcatcattgtgtgATGAACATAGACCTAGTCCTGATTAAAAACCAAACCGCTCAGAGACTGGATCATGTTCTAAACCAGGTCTGAATGTTCTCACACCAAACATTTACTCTATTTACTGATGTATATTTTAAACACACCACACTGTCTATGTGTCCTAGCACTGCTGCAAAAGCTAATGATTTTATTCAGAAATATATAATCtatgaaatatatttaaggTGCAATTTATCATTGAAGTTGACCAGAACAGATTGATTTAACAACAGTTTAACAGTCTAACTGTTTTATTCCATTTACAGATGTTCTTAAAGGGACAGTGCTTCTTTCTTAAAGGATAAGTACAACtaatttattttacttgttAACATTtccacaaagaaataaaaagaccTTAGCTCTGATCATTTCAGCATTTAAGttataatcaatcaatcagttataatcaatcaatatattaaaatatgtaaagtGATTCAACCTGTTGGAAACTCCACTAAGGAAATGTTCATGTCACAGGTTAATGTCTGAACAATTAAAAATCTTCACATATTTCCTGACGGATGAGAGACGACGCTAAAGCTTCAGTATTATGCTCATCATTTATTATCATGATTAATTTGATCAAATGACAATGATGAATTCAAACAATCAGAGAATAGTTTATATTTATAAGAGATTTTCTGTTTCCCACAAAGATAATGAACATATTGATATTATCAACATTACACTATTATTACTGCTCGTGACACACATTCTGATAATAAACATAGTCAATTTTCCATTTGCTCatgttaatgtaatttatttaagtCTCAGATTCTCACCCATTTTTCCCGTTTATTAAAAagaatttttccttttttcaaccgttaaatctttttttaaaggtgtCTCAGTTACTCACCAAGCGGTGGATCCTTCGATCTGTCTTTCGTCTCTGATCTCACCTGCAGCTGATCTCACCTGTCACATTCACAGCTgctaataaaacacacaaactccacCCACCTCAACACCTGTTGACCCACCCACACAggtaggtttgtgtgtgtctttgttgagtaaaaagtaggcctgttttgtcttttttctttactgtatacTGTGACCTCATTACAACAGTACACACAGGTGTCATATCACAgtgtacacatacatacacacacacacacaccgacacataCTATTCTCATACTCTCATATCATGTGTGACActgaccttcatcatcatcatcatcatcatcaccatcaccatcatcatcatcatcactgtttgaCAGACAGAGCTTTTCACTtcccacattcacccattcaagcacacattcatgcattcatacaTTCACAAATTTATACATTCATATATTAAACCATTCATACATTCACGCATTTGCACTTtaatacattcatacattcatacattcacacattcacatttcatACTGCATGTTTTTATCACTCACACACCAATGCCCCTTTAAGTCACATCTGAAGCATTTGGTGGCACATGTGGTTTACAAACATTTCACATGTAGTTTTTGGACATTTCACATGTGGTTGTTGGACGTGTCCCATGTGAGTTTTGGACATGTCACATTTGGTTTTCGGACATTTCAGATGTGGTTTTGGATATTTCACGtggttttaaatatttcacatgtggttttcagacatttcacaTGTGGTTTTCAGAAGTTTTACATACGTTTCTCATGTGAAACAGTTGGGGCACATCATGGTTCAGTGTCCTGCCCAGGGAcaacatgtggactggaggagctggttATCGAACCACTGACCCTCTGATCAGTGGACGACCTGCTCTACCCCCTGAACCTAAGGCTGGGGGGTCGTGGTTTATTCCTCTAATCACTGGTGAACCATCtcaacacacctgtctgtcccctGTTCAGTGGATGAGGTGAAGGACATAGAGAGACGAAGATAAGGAcagctctctctgttttatttctgaacAGCAGTGattcacactctctctctgtctcacacacacacacacacacacacacacacacacacacacacacacacacacacacacacacacacacacacacacacacgcttaatAATGTTCCTGTGAGTCCTCTGCGAGTCTTGAACAGGATCCTGCTGGTCTTTGTTGTCTGCGCAGCGTCTCTTTCAGGTCTCAGATGACCTGGTTAGGATTTCAAGGACCTGATAATGCACAGCTGTAACTGTGATCCCTCTGTGTATGGATCCACTGGGCCgactgcacagagacacagtctgTAGGTGTGACTTTAATTGTGCTGAGTCCTGGGAATTAGGATGGGAAGATTCATGTAGGTCACCTGTGGAATAGTGTGGTCATGTAAGTCACCTGAGCAAGGTGACTTACATGGTGACTGATCTGTGAGCTGCAGTATAAACCAGACCTCACGTCTCACACTGTAAACTCCTCTTAATGATAAACGTATTAACTGCTTCATGTTGTGTCACATGTAACACATCACAAACTGTATGAACACATAACTGAGGCGGAGCCTGAACCAGGTGAGACAGGTGTTTGTTACTGTCAAATTGTAACTGCAGCTCTGACCTTTGTTTTGAAGTTGACCCACAGagcaaaataaaactcacatcACCCTCAGAAATAACTCAGTACATTTACTAAAGTGTAGTTCAGTACTCCAGTACTGACAGAACAGAAGGATTAAGACTCACAATGCACGACTCAGAAACAAATGATCAGGGTCTTAAATTCAGGCAAGGTCGGTACACGGGTAATCAATCAGAACAGGCAGACAAATCCAACGGGCTAAGGCTAAACTCTTGGTCAAAAAAGTAAACTGGTCAAAAATACAGTAGGTAGAGCACGGAGAACAAGAGGAGAGGTTTGACACAcgccaaaataaaacaagaagggAAAAACCAAAATtgacaagaaacagaaaacatatctTAAATCAGGACGTCAGGAATCATCGAGGAGGGTAGGGTCCAGAATGTCCCTAGAGGGCTCACAAGACTTCTCCTTTGGACCGTACCCCTCCCAGTCCACCAGGTACCACCGACCGCAACCCCGGCGACGCGCTGCCAGCAGGCGCTTCAACGTAAAGGCAGGAGCCCCATCAATGTCGTGGTTCTGGAGAAACAGGGAGCTTTCCTTGACCGGCTTGACACAGGAAATATGGAACATGGGGTGGATTCTCCAGGGCCTGGGAAGCTTAAGACCACCGTCGGGTTAACTCTGGAGAAGGGACCCACAAACCAAGGAGCCAGCTTACGAGACTCCACCCGCAGAGGAAGGTCTTGAGCTGACAGCAAAACCCTCTGTCCAGCACTGTAAGCTGCAGCTGGGGTCACACAGCGGTCAGCTCGCCTCTTGTTACGTATGCTCAGCTGCTCAGAGCAGACCTTTTCTTCAATGTTCCACGTGACTGCCCCCACCACTCGAGAAGGGGACAGAATGTGGAATGGAGAGTCACTAGAGGGGTCCACTTCAAACTGACGGGACATAGCATCTGGTTTAACAACACACCCAGCACGATATGACAGAGCGAAGTTAAACAGAGCCCAGCTGGCTTGTCGGGAATTCAGTCTCTTGGCTGTCCGAATGTATTCCAGGTTCCTGTGGTCAGTCCATACCAGAAAAGGCTGCTCCGCCCCATCTAACCAGCGTCTCCACTCAAACGCCAAGTTGACTGATTACCCATGTTGTAATTCCGCTCCACCTGGGATATTTTCGAGGACAAAACAGGACACGGATGGAGCTTGTTGTCTTTGGGTAACCGCTGAGACAGGACGGCCCCCACCCCTACATCAGAGGCTAAGCTCAGCTTGAGGAGACCACTGGAACTATACATTGGAAGAGGCAAGTGCATGTAACTTGCATGCAACTTGTACTTTATTGAACTACttccatttcctgctgctgtactttacatagtatagtattgtaCGTGTCACAGTTCAGATTCAGAtcttaaacattaaacattgatGAGTTAAGAATTTATGACACATCATCCTCAACCTTTTGTCTTGTCAACCTGTGCAGGTGCAGCAGAGACGTCGCTGCTCTAAACTCCTGTTTAGTCCTGAGTTAATTAATTAGTCTGGGTGACTCCATCCTTTTTATCCACCAGTTATCTTTtattctcatttacatttttctcaaagCCAAGTGAATAGACTGGAGCTGACTTTAACAACTGCTCCATGAAAAACCAATGACGTGATGACATCAACACATGGTTCTGTTCCAGGGACTCTGACTATAGACCGATTGTACAGAGAACAGAGTGGTGTATATATAAAACCCAGTGGACACGTTGAGGAGGTGTTTTGAATTTACAAACTGGGACTTATAACAGGTACTGTCTCATCCTATGTATCCTATGTATAGAAAACGTCATTCTCACCAAACAATAAACAGGGGTCACAGAACACCTGATTGTTCTTCACTGGATCCACGTTAGAGAAAAAACACCtgaggagggagatgaagaTGTATCCTGCAGGTCACCTGGCAGGGGATCAGGACCATGGCAGCAGCTAACTTCCTGACAGACCTCAGATCTGTCTGCGCTGCTTGGAAGACTGAGGAAGACCTCCCTGATCTAAACCAGTGGCTCTGAAACTTTTTCACTGGAGCTGGAACAAAGCGGTCCTCTATATGTAAGAGAACAAGTGCCTGTGTCACCTGATTCATAACTGATGGTGTTACATAGAGGGAGCATTTACACGTCTTAGTGTTACCCTTCCCTATTTTTACAGTAATTGCATTAATATGGTCTGACCATGTTAAGCTGTGATCAATTATTTTCGCCAGGTATTCCTAACCTGCTGCATTGGTATCTATTTAGTAAATCTATTTGGGAGTCCCTAGccagatttcttcttctttgtcttggCTACATTTGAAATCATCTTATTTCCTCCTTCCCAATCAGACACAGAGTTTAATTCATTGCTTAATGTTTCATTTAGTTCGTTACACAGTGCTATTTTTGCCTGTTTTAATGCATACAACAAATGGTTGGTGAAAAATCAAAATAAGAGTGGACAGATTACTCTCCATCCAAGAGAGAACAGTTGGTAAGAAACAATAGCCACGTCATTTGGTCAAATCATTAGGAATCAAAAGTAGTACTGAAATCAAGCATCACAGActcaaccatttttttttttggctattTCCTTTAACCAGTTATCCATTATGTGAACCAGAGCAGAGTTGGTGAAGTGACCAGCCCTGTATGCATTGGATTATTTCCATAGTGCAGGGAACACAGAACTGATCAAACATCTGTTAAAAACACGACATAAAGGGACAGACAAACCTTAAGTAACTGACCCTCCATATTGGCAATACCTGGAGATGTATCATCAGAAAGGTTTAACAAAATTTTCAACCTGCACTTGTTTGAGCTCAGATGTTTCTCCTTCATCATATTGTTCCTTAACAAGTCATATGATATAGAGTTCTGCAATGGAATCATGAAATCTCTTAATTTTTCCACCTTGTTAATGAAAAAGTTggtaaaatagttttttattatcatttattcttcatttattcTAGTCTTTTTGACATAAACACCCTCATAATCTACATAAGTGGCGTACATATTTGATTTCATTGAGCTCTTCCAGATTTTCCTGTTGTCATTTCTTGCATtagtgattttctgtttataaTATTCTCTTCTCATATTGTTATTCAATTTGATAACCTTATTCCTCAATTTACGATATATTTCCCTATCGTTCAAGCAGCCTGATTGATCTTGCTCATCTTTAACATCCATCACATACAGGTCTTGATTAAACCTCTTAAAAGACAGATGGAGTGTGATCCTATTCCCAGTTTTAGATGGTTTGATATTACCAACCAAGTTGTGATCACTGCAAACTTTGGCTGAAGAACAGTTTTTGAACAGTGCTCACTTTGCACCAGCCTTATTTGTTAACACTCTGCATAAGAAATGAAAGTACAGGAATGGACCTAAAAATATACAAAGGCTTTGTCGCTCCAGCTGTAGCAGGGTACAGCACTGTACCTTTGACCATTGATacatttttgtacctttttgTCTGGGACCTCTAAAAGAACATTTCTGTACCCCTAGTGAAAAATGTACCTTTATGTCCTGGTACAGAAATATACCCACTGGAAAGGTGCagaatttgtcatttgttttgatatttttgattgattaagtgtttttttggcatctttgcctttgttttgaTAGGACCCATGGGCGCTGCGGTGAGGACTAAACCCATGTGGTATGCGgcctaccaggtgagccaccaaggTGCCTCCAGAATATGTAACTTGTAAGGTACAGTTTGAGCGACATGTCATTTTGTACCTTTCTGAGGCAAAAACATACCCCGAAATTCAGAGACAAaatcatttacagtttttgaccaaattattaaaaaactgACAATCAGTTTAcatcttttaaaaaattcaacatGTAAACTAATCAATTTTCAGTGCATTTTAACATATTGCTCTGATAGAACTGGCACATGAAGCTTTTTAATATTAAGCTGAAGCATAAGACCTGACGGGCCAGTCTCAAATCACTGAGTGCAACCAAGCAAaatttcattttggtttaaaACAGAGCAAGAACAAAGTTCAGTGAAAGTACACTTACAAAATGCTCATTCTGTATTagattcagttcattcagtgttttaacaCTGGCTT
The Seriola aureovittata isolate HTS-2021-v1 ecotype China chromosome 4, ASM2101889v1, whole genome shotgun sequence genome window above contains:
- the LOC130167438 gene encoding inner ear-specific collagen; its protein translation is MPTFPLHFLLMVVSLPIVVAMPEPISVDSWEPPLHPPPTVSYPPMDGPGGSFHSQGDNITEPPAGAMEAYCQMLLQGPVPVPSDQIPWFCLCTRCQSTQGPKGDRGDRGLPGSPGSPGRRGLTGFRGPPGSVGRPGIKGQKGDEGEKGQRGPPGLLGPKGGQGFKGDKGDQGMEGRPGFQGPKGDDGVCPQACESSQGPPGIPGLPGPAGLRGLPGTSGLSGPKGTKGDMGDLGHPGAPGSVGEKGEPGPQGECNCTDGVDGSSGQKGDKGDKGDQGQTGPAGQRGLQGGMGDPGPIGIMGPPGPCMPSIQSAFSAGLAASYPPPNTPVVFSSVLYNVQGSYDPTTGLYTAPINGTYVFSYHLTVHERVLKVGLFHNFVPVVKTTDPKVLGTTSHSVVLYLARGDRVWIQVKDSVTNGMYAGTEASSTFSGFLLHPDTCDMALVRAYMPQMTLPEGGYSWGDTPESTSPAGGGSN